The Capsicum annuum cultivar UCD-10X-F1 chromosome 1, UCD10Xv1.1, whole genome shotgun sequence sequence atttctttataGACTGTATGTCGAAACTTTTGCTGTGTGGATTCTGAAAGATGAAACAGATGTTAGGTTCTAGCAAGCTAGTGGATGTACCTCACATAGTTGCACAGCTGTAATGTCGCTTTTGCCTTGTTGATACCATATCACAAAAGCCAAGTAGTGAGGATTGTTGCTGCTCTCTTCAATCTTGATTGTAATGTTTTTGTCCGGATAGGTGCATGAGACCCTGCTCAATGAAGAAAGAGCGATATATATGTGAGTCTCTTGTTAACAAAAGAGTAATTCGCAAATTGCATATGGGTGCCTTATGTGGTActcaacagcaacaacaacaacaacatacccagtatactcCCACAAAGTGGTTAAGTGGTACTCGATATTGATATATAATCATCCATGTTTGCTTATATACTTTGAATATTTACTGGTTTAGCTATCAACTAACTTTAACTGGGAGATACATCTTACCTTCTGTACTCGATATCTACCACACCAAGTGGCAATATAGAAGCAGCAGCATCTGTTGTCTGAGCCATGCGAGCAAAGGCTCGCTTGCTTAGAATAAAATCTGTGCGATCACCTGCACCTTGGTCTGTTACAACTACAGTCACTCCTTTATCAGAACAGTAGTTACTATCGATGCACCTCACCTAGCAAAACAAGGTAGAGTACGGAATGACATCTTGTACGTGAAAATCTTGGTTAGTTATCaactacttcaatttttttatcatcTATTTATTGACTACTTTaagttttcttcctttttatcatTTACCTGATAGCATGCACCACATCCTAGTCCATTTCGATAGAGTTCCGATGCTGCTGACACATCTCCGCCATTGACTGTTGCTCCAAAAGTACCAAATCCACAACTCCCAGCTGCATGCAATCAAAAAGAAGTTAAACTTTCTACATTTTTTGCACATGCTAATATGTTATTGGCCAAATATGCAAGTCAAGAATCTCACTTTCTGTTCCTTTTTCTTCTGAATTTGGATAATGGCCTGCACGAGAACGAGTGAAACAATCCGGGCACGTCTGAGAGTTCCCCAGAGTTAGCATGAAGAGAAAAGATGCTACAAAGACAGAGAGAAATTGGAGAGGAGCCATTTGGATTCAATATTACAAGAGAGGGCAATTAAGCAAAAGAGAACAAGTTGGTGTTGCATGGATGTGAAATGGCGTTCGAGTATTTATAGTAAAACTGAAAGCAGCAAATAAGCAGATGGGTAAAACTTAACTATGACTTTTGTATTCTGTTCAACTTTGAATGCTGGGAATTCTGCCTTTACTTTCCCAAGCAACCTTCTTGGACCTTGCATCACTTGTTTTAAGATAATATAGGGAGTTACTTTCTCACTTTATGAGGTGAATATTTTTTGCTTCTTTAATCTCTCAGTTCAATTGTTCCTTGCCAACCTTCAACTGCTCAGTTTAGAAATTGTGTTGCTATCCCTCcttctcaatttatgtgatggtGTTTTGAATTTGATTGGCGCGGAGTTAAAGAATGAAAGGaagacttttgaaatttgtggtcTAAAACACGTCATATATTCTTGTGTGACGATAAatcgtctcattaagggtaaaaaacAGACTTTTAAAGTGACATAgttactaaatatagaaagatGTGATTCTTTCTGGAATGGACCAAAAAAGAAAGAGTAtcgcataaattgagacaaaagaaaTATAAGAGATTTTACATCTAATGATCTACCTACAATTTCAAACCATGAACCTTAACTACTGATGGAGAATTACTAATTACTTCATCTGTTCCAATTTATGTCACACTATTTATCTAGGTgcgaaaataagaaaaataaaagatcttTGAAACTTGTGGTCTAGAACAAACCTTAGATATTTgtctaaaagaaaatttgaagatTAAATTGTTTATAATAATAGGAAGATGACATTTTCTTGGGCTCCAATTAAAGGAAAGTTAACCAGATAAATTAGGATAGTAGCTTTTTCTTCTTCCATCATGTCATGCCCTCTTTCTTGGTAAGAATAACAATTAGTGGTCTGAACCAACTTGTGTGATATTGACTCCTCCCGCTGCCCCTACCACTGCTCCGTGGACTTACTTACACTCGGTGTTTACATGAAGTTACATTAGTTTACCGTAGTTTATTGATTAAATAGAGGTGAGATTGTAATATTTATAGACTATGGTTAGGTGAATGAGTGATGACAGTGTATGTAAAGATACATGTCATGTATTCATTGGGTTGACGAAAACACCGGGTCTAAGTaagtatcttttttattttggtatatGGATTGTATGAAGATTTGAAAAACACATATAACTTTTGACTTTGCAGGACAAATTTCATTAGGAATTTTCTTGTTGTAGAAGTAGATTTGGCTAAAAGTTAGGTGCTTTTCCAAATTGTGTTTAAAAGTCACAAGgatatctttgatttcttggATTTGGAAAAGTGCAAGGAAGAGAGAGAAGAAGGAATCTGGATAGCTTGCTAGTTACCAAATTTGGGAAAAGAATGGAAGAACATGAATAGAGTTGCGTTGGATAATGAGACCATCGGTGACAAGATTTGAATCCGTGACATGTGCCTAACCTACACGTCATTTGTCACACTTTTATCACTGGACGAAAGCCCCGGGTTGCAGCTAATTACTATATGGTCATGGTCACAGGAATTTAATTAAGAACATTGGTAGGAGCCAGGGTCCAGGGAACAAGTTGTAACACATCATCCGTGACATGGAATCCATTGAAGGATTTTGGACCCTACCATGTCTGCTATGTATGAATTTCAGTTTTAGTACTATTGTCTTGAACCTTTGTTCATTTCACAATATTCTGCTTTGGGTATAAATAAACCCCACTTGAAGGGTCTCTTCTGGACCACTATAAATTTGTaattagttgttcatgttcactTGGATTTGACCTCTTGATGCATGAACTTGTGCCAATTGCCCTAGCTTCAAGACCTAGATCTTAGCCCTCGTCGATGACAAAGTCAGGATTTTTactaaaagaattcaaaatataaagaagtaagcACATGAATAGGTCAATGAGATCCAAcatatatagaatatatataacAACTTGAAAGTTGAAACAACAACAATTAAGTATTTAACAAGTTCACATTTTATCCTTTTACCTTTTTTCAATAATGAGAAACATTTTGAAAGAACCGAGTCTGATTGCTAGAATTATGGGTTTTAAAGCCCAAAATACATAGGCTTAATTTATCTTCACAagaatatttatatctataatctatatctatataataataataataataatatatatattaaaaatgtgaagatccttagaaaagtgatttgaacttttcgctcttcattaaaatactctgtaatagacaaaattattttttttattttttctctaattattatttaattaaatgaagcactcctaaaatatatagtaataacaaatatatggtaaaaaataCTAGGAGAACTATATATATGGAAAGTCTAATTAGCTAAGGAGAATTAGTgtcattttataaaagaatatgtCAATTAGAGCACCAAAAACGTCCATAAAGATATtactaaataggaatgaaataacATTGAAGAAGCAATATTTAATTTACCTAATTAAAATATGGAACATTTCCATATATAGGACAATACTCACGTttttctaattcaatttttctttgaaaaattgttatttctatttattttgggaAATAAAATTTACCCCAAGTAAATTGT is a genomic window containing:
- the LOC107853224 gene encoding expansin-like B1, producing the protein MAPLQFLSVFVASFLFMLTLGNSQTCPDCFTRSRAGHYPNSEEKGTETGSCGFGTFGATVNGGDVSAASELYRNGLGCGACYQVRCIDSNYCSDKGVTVVVTDQGAGDRTDFILSKRAFARMAQTTDAAASILPLGVVDIEYRRVSCTYPDKNITIKIEESSNNPHYLAFVIWYQQGKSDITAVQLCETQNFACKLLDRTRGAVWTTSTPPKGPLQIRMLLSVDDGDETWVVPVNNIPENWKAGDTYDSGIQLDA